A segment of the Myxococcales bacterium genome:
TGAGCGTCGGCGCGCCGCCGATGATGCGCGGCGCCATGGTCAACGTCTGGATGACCGGCCACAGGCGCAGCGCCGCGAGGCCCAACGCGAAGAGCGCGACCAACGTTGCCATGCTGGCCGCCGTATTCAGTCGGGCGCGGTCATGTTTCTTGGCCCAGAGCGCCTCCCCGACCTCGAAGGCGCAAAAGAGCGCCGTCATGGGCGCCGGGTACGTGCCGCCGAAGCCCACCATGGCGGCCAGCATGCCCGCGCTGACGGCGACGCCGAGCGCATCGCCGCGCATCGCGATGCGGAGACCCCAGACGATCCACGGCACGAGCGCGAAGCCCATGAAGTGGACCCAGCCCAGCGCCGGCGCCACGGCGAAAAAGCCCGAGAGCCCGAAGAGCGGTGCGGCGAGGGCCGCGCCGAGGTGCGTCGCGCCACGCGAACGCGCATAGCGAAACGTGCCTTCGAGCCCCAAGAGCAAGAAGAGGAAACAGACGATGGGCTCAGCGCGCAACGTGCCGAAGACGAGCGTGAGCAAAAACGTCGGCGACGCCCAGCGACTCTGCGGCGTGCCGAGGCCATCCATGCCGCCGCAGTAGTAGGGGTCCCAAAGCGGCACTTGGCCGAAGGTGAGCACCGTGTTTCGCGCGCTCTCTTCGTATTGCACGAGCGGATGCGAGTCGCGGTACGTGTTGAGGGACGCGGCGTCGCTCAGCATCGGCCAAGTGGCCACGAGCGCGAGCACCGCGAAGGCCGCGAGCCGCACCGACGTCTTCGCGAGCAGCGAACCGAGGAGCGAAATGGCGCTCGTCAGCGACGCCACCCATGCGGCGAGCGCCTTCATCAGTGAATCGGCCGCGGCCGGCAAGGCGGCACGCTCGGGTTTTGGTGAATGCCCGCGGGCTTTGGCCAGCGGAGGCGCATGCCGTCATCCATCGCGCGGAGCACGTCCTGGAGGCTCATGCGCTTCTGTTGCGCGATCTGCTTGGCGCGGCGGTATTCGTTGTTGTGAAAGGCGTCGTCGGCAGACCACGGATCGGCCGGGAAGTCCTTGGTCGCCTCGCGGCGCATGTTGCGCTCCTCGGCGACGACGAGCGCGTAGGCGGTGCGGCGGTCGGCTTCCGTCAGCGGGGGCAACGACGGTCGAGGCGTCGCCGTCGCCGCGCGCACGAAGGCTGTGGCCACGGCCGCCCCGAAGACGACCCAGCCCAGCCGAGAAAGAGAAGCCCCCGTGAGCGTCACGCGGCAGCCGCCCCCCATAAACCGAACGATGGCAACCGAACGATGCCAACCAAACGACGGCGAAAGTGAACGAGCCCGGCGAACCGGGCTCGAGGGACTCAGCGCTTGGAGTACTGGAAGCGCTTGCGGGCGCCCGGTTGACCGTACTTCTTGCGCTCCTTCTTGCGCGCGTCGCGCGTCAAGAAGCCGGCTCGCTTGAGCGACGGGCGGTTGTCGGCGGCGATGAGGCAGAGCGCGCGCGCGATGCCGTGACGCATGGCTTCCGCCTGCGCCGAGTGGCCACCGCCAGCGACCGTCGCGAGGACGTCGTACTTGTCGGTGATCTCGAGGAGCTCGAGCGATTGGCGCGCGATCATGCGCGAGGTCTCGCGCTCGAAGTATTGGTCGGCCGGGTGACCGTTGATGGTCATCACGCCCGTGCCGGGCATGATCCAAACGCGAGCAACGGCGGTCTTTCGCTTACCAGTGGAGTAGGTGCGGTTGTCAGTGGAGCTCATGATCAAGCCTTCGCCTTCGCGTTCTTCTTCTGGGTGGGGCTGGGCATCGGCACGGGCTTCTGCGCCGCGTGCGGATGGTCGGCTGTCGCGTAGACCTTGAGCTTGGTCAACATCTCGCGGCCGAGGACGTTCTTCGGCAGCATGCCTTTGACGGCCTTCTCAATGGGGAACTCGGGCTTGCGGACGATCAGGTGGCGGTAGGCCTCCTGCTTGAAGCCGCCGGGGATGCCGGAGTGGTGCGAGTAGAACTTCTTGTCGAGCTTGTTGCCCGTGAGCTTCACTTTGGCCGCGTTCACGACGATGACGAAGTCACCGCAGTCGACGTGGGGGGTGTAGGTCGGCTTGTGTTTTCCGCGGAGGACCGAAGCCACCTCGCTGGCGAGACGCCCGAGCGGCATGCCGTCGGCGTCGATCACCCACCAGGCGCGCGTGTGCTGCGCCGATTCGGGCTTTTCGGAGAACGTTTTCATCGCGTTGTGAACTGCCGCCTGCCCAGACATGTGAAGCCTTTCATTTCCCGCCCCGCGCACCCGCAATTCCGGGAGCGACCGTGGAGCGCCGTGCCAAAACTGGGCGGCGCCGAGGGGGGGCGGGAAACTACTTGCCAGGGTGGGGAGTGTCAAGTGACGCCCGCTTCTTCCGTCCCGTGCCCGTGAACGTGCCCGATCTCCGCTTGCGCGCCGCCCCGTGTCCATGGCCACCCAGAACCGTCCGCGGCCAGCCTCGGCGCGGGAAATGGCGTGAAGTTTCGCGCGGCCCCTCGTGGCGCGGCGCGTGCGCGGTCGTCCGGCATGCAGCCGCACGAGCGAAGGCCGGACGCGCACACTAAGCTAGAGCCCATGGCAGACAGCCCTGCTCTCAAGCTCGCGCATGTTCGTCCCGTGCGGCCCGCCGACTTTCCGTCGGCAGAGCCATGGGAGGAGCACTTGGGACAGTCGCGACGGCACCTAGAACTCTGCTTCCTCCTCTTCGCGCTGCTGAAACGTCTCGTCGCGCCGCAGCACTCCTGCGGCTCCGATCAGTTCGTCTACTGGAACGCTCGGAGCAACCGGAGGCAGCTCGCGCCCGACGCCTTCGTGAAGCTGCGCGTTGTCGACGAGCCGATCAACTCCTGGAAGACCTGGGAGCGGGGCATTCCCGAGCTCGCCGTCGAGATCTTGAGCCCGTCTGACACGCCGGAGCGGTGGACCTTCGAAGAGAAGCTTGAGCGCTACCACGAGCTCGGAGTGCGGGAGCTCGTTTGCTTCAACATGGATGGGCACGTCGGCGAGCGCCTTCGCGTGTGGGATCTCATCCTTGGCGATCTCGTCGAACGCATCGTCGAAGGGGAGTCCACCCCGTGCCTCACGCTGTCGGGCGCGCTCGGCGCCGCGATGACGTGGACCATCGCCCCGTTCGGTGAGTTTCCCGCAGCCCTGCGGTTGATGCGCGATGGCGTCATGGTGCCAGCGGCGGAGGAGGAGCGCGACAAGGCCGAGCGCGAGGCCCGCGGCCTTGCGGCGCGAGTGGCGGAGCTCGAAGCCAAGCTGCGAGGCGAATGAGAGGCCGTTCGTGCCCCGGCGAGTGGCGTAGAGAGAGCGTCCACGGGCACGGGCACGTTCACGTTTACGGGGAGAGGCCGACTGAACCTAAACCAGCCGGTCCCGCGAAAGGCCCGTCGGCCACTTGGCCGTCCGCGGGGCGTCCTTTCGCTTTTTAAGGAGTGCCCGCTTGGCAGATGGGGCGTTCCAACGGGCGCCGAGCATCTCCACCAGGCTCGCTGCGAGCGGCGAGGCCTCCTTGGCGTGCGGTGCGACCTCCTCGAAGACGTCTCGCTCGTCCAAGAAGTGCGCCCGGAGCGTCCAATAGAGCGCCAGCGGTTCGCGGGCCGCGAGGAAGGGGAGCTCCCGAGCCAGGTCGAAGCAGCCAACCTCGGGTTTCTCGAGCATCGACTCGGGGCCCCCGAAGGCCATCATGGCGACGAGCCAATCGGCGCGCGCGGAGAGGAAGGGGGGCCAGGCCGTGAGGGGAACGCCTTCCGGCAGGCCGAGATACGCGAGCTTGTCGTTGTCACGTTCCCAGTGGCTTGGCTGGCGCGACAGCGCGCGCTCGTTCTTTGGGACGCGCTCGTCGTCACCGGTCTGAACGCGGAGAAAGTTCTCGAGCGAGGAGGCGACGCAGCCGGCCATGTCGGCGGTCTCGTGGTCCATCCAGAAGACCGGCGCCGCGTCGTAGGTCGTCGCGACCATGTAGCGATTGTCCCCGGGATCCCACCCGAGCGACATCGTCCCGGCGAAGTGCTCCCAGAGCTGCATGTTGGAGAACGTGTTCCAGTCGAACCTCGTGACGACGGTGTCGATGAGCGTCGCGCCCTTCGCCGCCTCGGGCATCTCCCAGCCGCCCGGTGCAACGCGCAGGTAGCGGAACGACGGCATCTTCTCCGACAAGTCTTCGATGAGGTAGCGATCGGCCAGAGCCAAGAGATCGACGAGCCCCTTCGGCAACGCGAAGCCGTAGCGGCGGACGTTCTCGTCGCTCTTGAGGAACGGCCCCCACTTCTTGTCGAGCTTCCCGCCCTCTTCCGCGAGGCGCTTGATGAGGATGGCGTCCGAGACCTTCGGAGCCTTCATGCGGACGAGCGACTTCTCGAACCCCCCGGGGAGGTACTCGGCCTGGCCCGAGCCCGTCGCCTTCGTCTTTGCTGCTGGTCGCGGTGCCGCACGCACCGTGCGCTTCGCGGGCGCAGGCACCTTCGGCGTCTTCTTCGCGGCGGCCTTGGGCGCGGCGTTTTTCTTCGGCTTCTTCGCGGCGAGCTTCTTCGTGAGCTTGGGCATCGCCCGCAGGTTACGCGAAGGGCGCCCTCAGAACACGCCGATGGCGAATTGAATCGCCGCGAACGACTCGGTCGGATCGTCGCGCTTGATGACGTAGCGCGTGGTGTTGAAGCCGACGTCAAGGACGGCGGGGCCGATGGGCGACTGGTAGCGGATGCCCGTGCCGACGCCGACGCGAATCGGAAAACGGCCTGTGTCGAAGGGCGTCGAGGCGTCGCGCCAAAGGTTGCCGATGTCCGTGAAGAGCGCCGTCTCCCAAGCGCCGCCCAAAGGGATGCGCAGCTCGACCTTGGGATTGATCATGAGGTTTCCGCCGCGAAGAGGAATCTTGCGAGCTGTGAGCTTGTCCTCGGCGCTCTTGTTCGGGTCGCGGGCGTCGGTGAGGATCTGGTCGATGAACTCCTGCGGGATGAACGTGTCCGAATACCAAGCCCGCATCGACTCGAAGCCGCCGAGGAAGAAGAGCCGATCGGGGTAGGTGGTCGAGTTCTTCGTGAGCTGGTAGTTCCAGCCCAACCGGAGCTGCGCCGCCAACGTGAGCCTGCGCCCTAGCGGCACGTAGCCCGAGAAGGTCTCGCTGAACTTGAGGAAGTGACCGCGCGTCGCGGCGCTCGCACCCGAGTCGTCGCGAAGGCTGAACCAGTCGACGTGCTCGAGGCCGCTTACGAAATAGGTTCCCGAGCGCGGGTTCAGCGAGCTGTCGCGGCGGTCCCAGGTCACCACGAGGCGCTGCGCGTAGGCCTGGCTGCCGCCGTCGGGCACGCGGAGAGCGCGTCGAATCTCTGGGCTGAGGTTGGCCGTAGCCAGGAGATCTTCGACCGTGCCTTTCGCGAAGACCTTGGCCTCGTTGTACTCGATGGTTTGTGAAATCGAGAAGAGCAGCTCGCGAAAAGGGCGGTACGTAAAGCTCGGAATGCCGGCGACCTTGCGCAAGCGAAAGTCGCGGAGCGGCTGCTGCTGGGCGATGCCCTCGATGGACATGCGCATGAGGGGGCCGAGGCCGATCTCGGGGAAGTCGAGGCGCGCCGTCTCGCGGACGCCGACGCGCTCCGACGGCTCGTTCAGCTCCGTGGCCCACACGCGGCGCACCTCTGGATCGATGATGAACTCGTCGGGCAGGTACGAGATCTGAAGGCGATTCGTGAAGGCGATGGCGGAGCGGAGCATGTTGCGCTCGCCGTATTCGCCAAAGAAGCGCACGCCTTCGCCCGTCGAGAAGCCGGGGCCGACGTCGACGTAGCGCGGCGCGGCCTCCGTCACCGTCACGATGACCGTCTTCGAACGCTGCGGAACGTAAGGATCGGAGAGGGCGACGTTGATGCTCGTAAAGACGCCGAGCGTGCCGATGCGCTCCTCGGTCTTGCGCCGATCGCTCGCACGGTAAGGCCGCCCCGGCATCAGCGCGATGCGCCTCCGGATCACCTTTTCGCTCGTGAGATCAGCGCCGACGATGACGATGTCGCGCACGATGACCTGCTCGCCCTCTTGGATCTCCAAGGTCGCGCGCGCCCTCGTGTGATCCGGTGACTCGTCGAGCGTGAGCTTGACGTCGGCGTAGTAGAAGCCCTCCTCTTTGTAGGCGTCAACGACGCGGCGTCGCGCCTTTTCGAGCTCCGTGATGCTCACGGGGCGGCCCACGGCGATGTCCGCCTCTTGCGCGAGCTTGTCTTCCGTTAGGTAGCGCGCGCCGTCGATGCGCACGTCGTAGAGGCGAACGCGCGGGCCTAGCTTGATGGGCATGCGCAGCGCCAGTTGACTCTCGCAGCGAACGCCGCGTTGCGGATCGGGCTGGCACGACAGAGCGGCGTCGAGCGGCGCCACCGGCAAGGGCAACCCGGAGGCGTCGTAGGTGCACACATCCGGTGGCGCCGACGGCAAGGGCAGCGGCGTGCACGTGCCCGGCGCCGACTTCGGATCGCAGCGGCGCCGGATGGCCTGCACGGGACCGACCTGCGCGTGCAGGTAGCCCTCGTTGCGAAAGAGCTGCTTGAGGTGCTCCGTCGCTCGCTCGTAGGTGGCCGGTGAGTACGTCCCGGTGGGATCGAGATCGATGGGCGTGGCCCGGCTGCCGGCGGCTTGCGAGACGAGGGCGTCGATGGCCTTCGGATCGACGTTCGTCACGATGTCGCTGCCAGGGAGCTCTTCTTCGAGGAAGCTGTCGATCTCGCGGCCGATGGCCGCCGGCGTCGAGGCCGTGTCGTCGGTCAAGAGCGGCGTCAAGAAGAGGACGCGGGTCCGTTTGCGCAGGCGCTTAATCTCGTCGACCTTCAAGCACGGGTAGGTGCGGGCCGTCACGGCGACGCGCCGCTCTTCGGTGATGTGAAAAACCTGGTGGTGCACCGGGTCTTTCGCCGTGCCTCGCTCCGTGACCGTCACCTCGGCGTCGAAGAAGCCGCGCTTGATGTAAAAGTCGCGGAGCTTGTCGGCGAGGCGCGCTCCGTTGAAGTCGTTCTCCGTCTCGAGCTCGAGCGCCGCCGTGAGCGTGTCGTCGTCGTAGGAGTCGTTCCCTTCGTAGCGCGGCAGGGTGCGCGGGCCCGCGTCGACGCGAACGCGCAGCGTCACCTTGCCGCGGAACCGCACCACGTCGTGCGACACCTTCGCTGCGAAGTATCCGCGCCCGCGGAGCTTCGCCGTGAGGTCCTCGTCGGCGCCGTCGAGGGCCGCCTCGTTGGCGCGGTCTCCCGCCTTTACGCGGTAGCCCGCCGTGAGGGCTTTCTGTTCGTCGCCCTTGCCGCCGCTCACGTAAAACGCGCGCTCCGCGAGGATGCGAGGGTCGTTTGGGGTGATCTCCAAGAGCAACACGGCGCGCAGCGGGTCGTCGGTGCTGCGCGTCGTGATGGTGACCTTGGCTTCCGGGTAGCCGCGACGCGCCAAGAGAAGCTCGATGCGCTCCTGCTTCTCGTAGAGGTCGGCGCCGATGAGCTCCGAGCCTTCTGCGAGATCGGCCTCGCGAATGAGCTCGTCGCGATCGAGCTCGGCGCCGCCCAGGTCGATGGTCAAGGTGTCGATGATCTTCCGCGCCACGATGCGGAAGATGAGCCGCACGCCGGCCGGTGTCGCCTCCGCGGAGGCCGACGCGCGCGCGAACCGACCGGTGCGCACGATCTCATGGATGGCGGAGCGCACGGCGGTCATCGAGAGCAGATCGCCTGCTTTCACCGCCGTCGGCGTGGGCAAGACCTTCTGCCCCCAGCGCTCGCCTTCGAGGATGACGTCGACCTTGGCGATGCGCGCGCCAAGGAAGGCGGAGAGATCCGCGCCCTTCTCCAGTGTCGGGAGCGACGGGCGCTGCGGCGGGAGCGGCTCGGGCGTGAGACTAACGACTGCGTCGTCTTGGCCGCCTTGCCCCTTGGGAGGGTCGGCGGCGATGGCAACACGCGAGAAGGCGAGCGCGGCGCACAGACATAGAACCAGGGCGCGCATCGCGGCGAGGGAGTCTACTCGCACTCGTCCCCGCGACCCTACCGGAACTCGAAGCGCCACCGAACCTCGGCGCCGAGGTTACCGACCGTCGACGAAGCGGCATCGTTGATGTTGTCGTAGGTGCCGCGAAGGCTCCAGTCGCGACTGAGGCGCCACTCGATGTTGCTGCGGAGCTCACGATCCTCGGCGAGGCTCGTCGTGACGCTGGCGCGCACGTTCTCGGTGATGCGCTTGCCGAGCGTGACCTGCGGCTCGGTGCGCCCCGTTCGCGACGAATACGCGCTCCCGAAGCGGAAGTCGTCGATGACCGGCACGGCTTTCTTCACGGCGCTGTCGGCGCCGCTCGCGGCCGCGATGGCTTCAAGGGCGGCGCCGGCGCCGAGCGCGCCGGCCTGCAGTTGGTCGAGCTCGGTGCGGGTCATGCCGACCGTCAAGAGGAGGACGATGTCCTCCTGTGAAAGCGGCGGATCGCTCGTCATGTCGAGCTTCAGGTTGTCGACCTCGCCGTAGGCGTGGAGCGTGATGCGCCAGAGGCCCGCCTGCCGGCCGGCGCCGGAGACGTTCGCCGAGTCGCCCATGCGGCGGTACTCGGTCATGGCCACGACGTCGATGTTCGGTGCGATGCGCGTCGGGTCGTCGAAACGCAAGAGCGCTTGACGGACCTCGAACTCGCTCGAGCGGAAGTGAAAGCGCCCGCCCGGCTGCGACTTGAGCTCGCCGCGAAGTCCGATCCGCTGGTTGGTGCCGACGACCTGGAGCGCGTCTGACTCGATGCCGAGCTGCACGTCGACCATGTTGTTGCGAATGCGGAGCGGCGTGCGAGCCCGCACGTTGATGTCGAGGGTGACCGAGTCGAGGGTCGGGTCGTAGCTCTCCACGGTGGCGCGCCGCGCCTTCGGATCGCCGAGCGAGCCGGTCAGCGCCATGGGGCGCGAGTATTCGAACGAGGTGATGAGCACGTCGCCGGCGACGTGGGGCAGCTTGCCCCGCCCGCCGCGGGCGTTGGTGGGCGGTGAGAGCTCGAGGACCAAGTCCGCGTCGGCCGTCAGCTTGATGCCGTCGTCGGGCGCGAAGCGGACGCCCCGTGCAGCGACACCGACCTCGCCGGCGCCGAAGCCCATGCCGCGCAGCGGCAGGCGGCCTGTCAGGCCGAGCGTTCCGCCAGCGAAACGCGCGTTGCCGCGCGCGATGCGAATCTCGTTCGAATCGGCTTCGACCTCGACGTTGACCGCTGTGATGGCGCTCGGTAGCCCTTGCACGACGAAGTCGCCGTTGGTGATGGCGACGCGTCCCTGGACGTCGGGGCTCACGGCCCGGCCCTTCACGCGAACGACGCCCGCCAGCTGCCCTTGCGCCTTCTGAATGCGCGGGATCGTGCCGGCCAAGACGCCGAGGTCGATGGGGTCGAGCTGCGCCGCGAGGTCGAGCTCGGCGCCGCGCGTGATCTTCTTGGCGGTGCCGCTCAGGCGTACGGTCCCCGCGAGGCCGTTTTCGGCGCGCAGCTCGAAGGCCAAGGGCGGCACCGTCATCGCGTCGTCCTTCACGGAGAGGCGCACGTCGGTGGACTTGAGCGAGAGCCGTTGGCCGCCTTGCGTCACCGAGAGCTCGGTCGGCGAAAAGTCGATCTTCGCTTTGGAGTAGTCGCTCTTCCGGAGACCCGAGAGCACGAGGCCGCCGCTCAATGTCCCCTCCGTGGGCGCGCCTTCTGTTGCCTCGTCGCCTTCGGTGCCGGTCGTTGTTGCGAGGCGTGTGACGCTGCCGAGGTCGAGCTTCTTGAGCTCGATGTCAGCCTTGAAGGCCGGATCGTCTTCGCGCGTCATCGACGCGTCGTTGATCTTCACCTGTCCACCGAAGAGCTCGCCGTTGATGCGGGTCTCCCCGTGGACCGACTTGTCTCTGAGGTACGCGTCTTTGTCGAAGGCTTCGAGGATCGGGGCCCCGCACCCGCTCTTGCCGACGACCTTGGCCTTTGTTGTTGGCGCCTCCTGCATTTTGAAATGCAGCCGCGACGGTCCGAAGCGCGTCCCGCGGAGGAGTGTGGGGCTCACGTCGAGGTCTCCGTCGATCGTGTACTCGTCGACGGTCCCGCTCAACCTTGCAAAACCCGCTGCCGTGGCCTCGAGCTTCTGCCCGAGCGGTCCCAGCGTCTGAACGGTCGACAGCGGGACGCCCTGGATGACCACGTTGCCGGAGATGCGGCCCTTCGTCACGGCGGCGGAGCCGAGGATCGTGCCTCCCTGCGGTCCGGGAGTTCCCGGGGCTCGCGACGACGGGCGCAGCTTGCGGAGGCTAAACGAGTGCACCTGGATGTCGGCGCCGTAGAGGCCCGCGAGTCGATCTCGCCACTCGTAGTCGAGGTCGACCTCGCCGTCGTCAAAGCGCTCACCGAAGAACGTGACGTCTTTGAGCTTCGCGTGCGCGTCGATGTCGACGAAGCCGCCGCCGCACGGGTCGCGCGGTCCGCCGAGGGCGATGTGGACGTTGGAGCGCGTGGCCAAGGAGCCTTCGATCTCCTGGAAGCGCGGGTCGTCCTCCATGTGCCACAGCGCCAGAAAGTCTCTGAAGTCGAACGACGGCGACGTCACGACACCGTCCATGGCGAGGCCCGCGGCGCCGCCGAAGTCGATGGTCGCCGTGGGCATCTCGTAGTGGCTCTTGCCCTTGGTGGCCTTCACGTTGGTGAGGCCAACGACGAGATCGCGAAAGCGGACGTGCGCCGCGGTGATGTTGCCGAAGGGAATGTCGCCGATGGAGAAGGCCTGAATGGTGGCGTCGGCCTCGATGCGAGGATCGCCGAAGGCACCGGTCACCTCCACCTGCGCGTCGGCCTGCCCCGAGATAGTGACGTTGCCGAGCGGTGAGAGCTCGCCGAGGTCGAGCTTGGCGGCCGGAAGCTCGACGCGGAGGATCTCGTTGTAGCCGAGCGAGACGAGGCCGCCCTCGATGAGGCTCTTGGGGGTCGTGACCTTCAGCCGCTGGAACTGAACGCCGTCGTGGCGGATGGCGACGTGCGCGTTGAGCAGCGCCTGCGGCACTCCGATGAGCCGCGACTTGATCTTGCTCTTGGGGCTGTCGGCGGGCGCGTCGTAGACGGCGAAGCCTTCCGTCTTGGCCGCGAGGTCGCCGTCGAGGCGGAGAGGAATGATGGTGCCCGCCATGGTGGCGAC
Coding sequences within it:
- the rpsI gene encoding 30S ribosomal protein S9; translated protein: MSSTDNRTYSTGKRKTAVARVWIMPGTGVMTINGHPADQYFERETSRMIARQSLELLEITDKYDVLATVAGGGHSAQAEAMRHGIARALCLIAADNRPSLKRAGFLTRDARKKERKKYGQPGARKRFQYSKR
- the rplM gene encoding 50S ribosomal protein L13, which encodes MKTFSEKPESAQHTRAWWVIDADGMPLGRLASEVASVLRGKHKPTYTPHVDCGDFVIVVNAAKVKLTGNKLDKKFYSHHSGIPGGFKQEAYRHLIVRKPEFPIEKAVKGMLPKNVLGREMLTKLKVYATADHPHAAQKPVPMPSPTQKKNAKAKA
- a CDS encoding Uma2 family endonuclease → MADSPALKLAHVRPVRPADFPSAEPWEEHLGQSRRHLELCFLLFALLKRLVAPQHSCGSDQFVYWNARSNRRQLAPDAFVKLRVVDEPINSWKTWERGIPELAVEILSPSDTPERWTFEEKLERYHELGVRELVCFNMDGHVGERLRVWDLILGDLVERIVEGESTPCLTLSGALGAAMTWTIAPFGEFPAALRLMRDGVMVPAAEEERDKAEREARGLAARVAELEAKLRGE
- a CDS encoding BamA/TamA family outer membrane protein, which produces MRALVLCLCAALAFSRVAIAADPPKGQGGQDDAVVSLTPEPLPPQRPSLPTLEKGADLSAFLGARIAKVDVILEGERWGQKVLPTPTAVKAGDLLSMTAVRSAIHEIVRTGRFARASASAEATPAGVRLIFRIVARKIIDTLTIDLGGAELDRDELIREADLAEGSELIGADLYEKQERIELLLARRGYPEAKVTITTRSTDDPLRAVLLLEITPNDPRILAERAFYVSGGKGDEQKALTAGYRVKAGDRANEAALDGADEDLTAKLRGRGYFAAKVSHDVVRFRGKVTLRVRVDAGPRTLPRYEGNDSYDDDTLTAALELETENDFNGARLADKLRDFYIKRGFFDAEVTVTERGTAKDPVHHQVFHITEERRVAVTARTYPCLKVDEIKRLRKRTRVLFLTPLLTDDTASTPAAIGREIDSFLEEELPGSDIVTNVDPKAIDALVSQAAGSRATPIDLDPTGTYSPATYERATEHLKQLFRNEGYLHAQVGPVQAIRRRCDPKSAPGTCTPLPLPSAPPDVCTYDASGLPLPVAPLDAALSCQPDPQRGVRCESQLALRMPIKLGPRVRLYDVRIDGARYLTEDKLAQEADIAVGRPVSITELEKARRRVVDAYKEEGFYYADVKLTLDESPDHTRARATLEIQEGEQVIVRDIVIVGADLTSEKVIRRRIALMPGRPYRASDRRKTEERIGTLGVFTSINVALSDPYVPQRSKTVIVTVTEAAPRYVDVGPGFSTGEGVRFFGEYGERNMLRSAIAFTNRLQISYLPDEFIIDPEVRRVWATELNEPSERVGVRETARLDFPEIGLGPLMRMSIEGIAQQQPLRDFRLRKVAGIPSFTYRPFRELLFSISQTIEYNEAKVFAKGTVEDLLATANLSPEIRRALRVPDGGSQAYAQRLVVTWDRRDSSLNPRSGTYFVSGLEHVDWFSLRDDSGASAATRGHFLKFSETFSGYVPLGRRLTLAAQLRLGWNYQLTKNSTTYPDRLFFLGGFESMRAWYSDTFIPQEFIDQILTDARDPNKSAEDKLTARKIPLRGGNLMINPKVELRIPLGGAWETALFTDIGNLWRDASTPFDTGRFPIRVGVGTGIRYQSPIGPAVLDVGFNTTRYVIKRDDPTESFAAIQFAIGVF
- a CDS encoding translocation/assembly module TamB domain-containing protein — its product is MHERRPSRPRRRDLGRIFARVLCLLLATLALLPVALAMGLRSTAVRKWAAAKVEEVARAQKVAGTFSVEVSLVPLAFVLRDVRIESSDGGPPALLAQRLVVRPKLFGLLAGKVAIDQVSIERPTVRVVLEKGELKNLAIKLPESDKTASGPFHAPFKAIAITEGAFDVRIDETTLRGKGLDLDLEAQDDVRAGSSFETKLWVSSGTVERERTSAAGERAFDEDRLCDLKGTLRIDPDAITVHRLALAASVDLDPAKGTMPACGLPEDDRRRVDASLSQLRVRLPKDTEALPQISGHVKARAPIGLGERFVSMPPNDGWVGVDVEMRFVDGMRLPELDGSIRGAGLQITHYRFAEKLEGQLRTRGDVVMAPRLAVVVGDANVTLSDVEVQPFVKGIPLKTGLEIKGLNFTSLLRDLGVHPHSHVAWDIQEGKVATMAGTIIPLRLDGDLAAKTEGFAVYDAPADSPKSKIKSRLIGVPQALLNAHVAIRHDGVQFQRLKVTTPKSLIEGGLVSLGYNEILRVELPAAKLDLGELSPLGNVTISGQADAQVEVTGAFGDPRIEADATIQAFSIGDIPFGNITAAHVRFRDLVVGLTNVKATKGKSHYEMPTATIDFGGAAGLAMDGVVTSPSFDFRDFLALWHMEDDPRFQEIEGSLATRSNVHIALGGPRDPCGGGFVDIDAHAKLKDVTFFGERFDDGEVDLDYEWRDRLAGLYGADIQVHSFSLRKLRPSSRAPGTPGPQGGTILGSAAVTKGRISGNVVIQGVPLSTVQTLGPLGQKLEATAAGFARLSGTVDEYTIDGDLDVSPTLLRGTRFGPSRLHFKMQEAPTTKAKVVGKSGCGAPILEAFDKDAYLRDKSVHGETRINGELFGGQVKINDASMTREDDPAFKADIELKKLDLGSVTRLATTTGTEGDEATEGAPTEGTLSGGLVLSGLRKSDYSKAKIDFSPTELSVTQGGQRLSLKSTDVRLSVKDDAMTVPPLAFELRAENGLAGTVRLSGTAKKITRGAELDLAAQLDPIDLGVLAGTIPRIQKAQGQLAGVVRVKGRAVSPDVQGRVAITNGDFVVQGLPSAITAVNVEVEADSNEIRIARGNARFAGGTLGLTGRLPLRGMGFGAGEVGVAARGVRFAPDDGIKLTADADLVLELSPPTNARGGRGKLPHVAGDVLITSFEYSRPMALTGSLGDPKARRATVESYDPTLDSVTLDINVRARTPLRIRNNMVDVQLGIESDALQVVGTNQRIGLRGELKSQPGGRFHFRSSEFEVRQALLRFDDPTRIAPNIDVVAMTEYRRMGDSANVSGAGRQAGLWRITLHAYGEVDNLKLDMTSDPPLSQEDIVLLLTVGMTRTELDQLQAGALGAGAALEAIAAASGADSAVKKAVPVIDDFRFGSAYSSRTGRTEPQVTLGKRITENVRASVTTSLAEDRELRSNIEWRLSRDWSLRGTYDNINDAASSTVGNLGAEVRWRFEFR